DNA sequence from the Flavobacteriales bacterium genome:
AATTAGAAATGGTTTGTGCTTGAATTCCTTGTGTTGCATCAACAATTAACAACGCTCCTTCGCATGAAGCGATTGAACGAGAAACTTCGTATGAAAAATCAACATGACCAGGAGTGTCAATCAAATTCAACACATACTCCTGTCCTTCGTACATGTATTCCATTTGTATCGCATGGCTCTTAATGGTAATCCCTCTCTCCCGCTCCAAATCCATATCGTCAAGTGTCTGCTCTTGCATTTCTCTTTCTGTTATAGCGCCTGTTGCTTGTAATAATCTATCCGCCAAGGTGCTTTTACCGTGATCGATGTGTGCTATAATACAAAAGTTACGTAAGTGTTTCATGTTCTTTATTTTCGAACGACAAAATTACATTATTTACGCTATGTTCAGTTAAATTATTTTGATGAATAATTGCACTTATTTTTATTTTACAATAAAATTTTATTTTGTGTATTACATCTCATTCGTACATTTGCCGAATTAAATTTTTAAAATCGCTTTAATGAAAGTTACCGATCATCTAAAAAAGGCAAAAAAACCGTTGATTTCGTTCGAAATTTTACCTCCATTAAAAGGTAAAGGAATTCAATCTATATATGATGGTATTGACCCCTTGATGGAATTTAAACCTTCGTTTATTAATGTAACTTACCATAGAGAAGAATTTATTTACAAAAAAAGAGAGAAGGGTTATTTAGAAAAGTTCTCTATAAAAAAACGACCAGGAACAGTTGGTATTTGTGCTGCAATCATGAACAAATATCAAATTGATGCCATTCCACACATTATATGTGGTGGTTTTAGTAAAGAAGAAACCGAAAACGCTCTAATCGACTTAAATTTTTTAGGAATTGATAATGTGCTAGCTTTAAGAGGGGACCCTATTAAAACAGAATCGGCATTTGTTCCTGAACCTAATGGACATGCTTATGCGGTTGATTTGGTTAAACAAATTGATGGCTTAAACAAGGGTGTTTATTTTGATGAAGACTTACAAAATCCTACTCCAACTGATTTTTGTATTGGTGTAGCCGGTTATCCAGAAAAACATTTTGAATCGCCTAACTTAAAAAACGATTTAAAACATTTAAAAAGTAAAGTGGATGCTGGAGCATCGTATATCATAACTCAATTGTTTTACGACAACGAAAAGTTTAAAGCGTTTGTAAAAACTTGTCGTGACATGGGTATTGACGTGCCAATTATTCCAGGATTAAAACCAATAACCAATAAGAGTCAACTACAAATGTTGCCAAAGTTTTTTCATATCGATTTACCAACCGATTTGGTGGATGCTATTGAAAAATGTAAAAATGATGATGCTGTGAAACAAGTGGGTATTGAGTGGGCTATTCAACAATCAAAAGATTTACTCGATTTTGGTGTTCCTTGTATTCATTACTACACCATGGGAAAATCGGTTTCGACAAGAGAAATTATCAAAAATGTTTATTAGTAAAAAAGGGAAGGTAAAACCTTCCCTTTTTTACTGTTTTTAATATTCTTGGTAGGTAATATACGTTGTTCTATTTTCTGAAGAATCAAAAATAGTTGCTAACCTTCCATTTGAATAAGTAAAAGCTCTATTTACAAAAACAGTCGTTGGTGACGCTGTCAAATATGCACTCATTAAATTGTTTTGACAAAACATTAATGTGAAATCATCTGTTTCTACGTTGTGCCCATAATATGGGTTTGCATAAGTATCGTAGGTTGCAGTAGCATTTCCATAGCCTGTCAAATCTAAACTAGTAATATTGTTTCCAGTAAATACAATGTTTGACAAATCATCTGGTCCGCCATTTGAATTTGAACTTCCTGAAGAATAAACGAGTATTTGTGAATTTACTTTATTATTTAAATATGTAAATGTTCTCGTTCTAGTATATGGTCCATTATCATTTGTTCCAACCTCAACGACAGAAATAAGTTGATTACTGCCATTGTAAGTATAAGTTTTTGACTCTTGAACAGTTGGGTTTCCAATTATATATTGCTCTACTTTTGAGACTTTGTTATTAGTATTATAATATACCGTATCATAATGGGTATTGGTTGAAATTGTACCCCATCTGTAGTATATTTTTTCAACTTTTTTACTTGAATTATACTCAAAGGTTCTAACCCTAGTATCATTCGCATTTGAACTATTATAAACACTGTCTTTATATATTAAAAAAGTGCCAGAAGGTGTTCCTCCACCACCTCCACCACCAGATGTTGTTGGGGTTGGTGTAGAATTATCTTTTGAACACGAAGCGAAAATTAGCCCAATAATTAGGGCTGGAAACATTAATTTTTTCATAGTAGTAATTTTATACAGTTTAAGTTGACTAAAGCTAAACAATAATCTTTTATTACTACATGATTCTAATCATATTTGAATTACACCAGCACCTATATTAAAGACAGCCTATTAATTATTTTTTAATCGTTTAATATTGCGTTCAATATATTTTTGTGAAGTCAATAAAGCATCTTGTATTCTCTTTGAGTAGCGGATACTCGCTATTATTTCTTCGTTTTTTTCCTCGAGCAACAGATGCGCCTTTTCAACTGTTGTTTTTTGTTCCTCAATAATGGATTTTTGTTTTTTTGTTACTTGTAACCGATTAAAAACAAAAACCAAGAAAAGAATTACCAACATCAAACCTAAAGCAATTGAATAAATAATAACCTTTTGTTTGGATTTTGCTTCTTGTTCTACGGCTAATTGTTTTTCATGTTCGGCATCTTTTAATACTTGTCGTTTTTCATAATCATATTTGGCTTGTTGCTGTACAGAGGCTTTCATGTTATTTTCAGAAAGTATACTATCGCGCATTTGTATTTCTAAATTACGCATTTCAAGCGCCGATTTAAAATTGCCTTTTTTGGCGTAAACCTTGGATAAAAGCCCTGCGGTACGCTCAATTTGATCTGGATAACCCAATTCAAGAGATAGTTGGAGTCCTTTCTCTCCCATTTTTTTTGCATTAACAATATCTCCTACATCTAAATACAGCCCTCCAATGTTAGCAAATGAAGTAGTCAAACCAAGTTTATCGCTAATTTCTTTGCGTATTTTCAAACTATTATAATAACACTCCATAGCCAAGGAAATATCGCCCATATTATAATAAATTAATCCCATATTATTTAATGAAGTAGCCATGCCTTTTTTATCACCTATTTCTTCACGTATTTTCAAGCTTTTTTTATAATACTCTAATGCAAGAACACTATCATTTTTATTGCTATAAACACCAGCAATATTGTTCAAACAAGTAGCAACTCCTTTTTTATCACCAACTCCTTCACGTATTTTCAAACTTTTGTTATAATACTCCAAGGCAAGTTCGACATCGCCTTGGTTGTGATAAATATATCCTATATTGTTTAATGAAGAGGCAACTCCTTTTTTATCGTTAAGCTCATTTTCTAACTTCATACATTTGTGGTAGTATGCTAATGCAAGAGGGACATCACCTTGATTATCATAAATATTACCTAAATTATTATATGCTGCAGCAATCCCTTTCTTATCTTTCAGTTCTTCAACAATTTTCAGGCTCTTTAGATAATACTTCAATGCAAGATCTATGTCGCCCTGATACATATAGATATATCCAAAATTGTTCAACGCAGCAGCACGCGCTATTTTTAAACTGTTTAAAGTTGGAGTTGGTGGATTAAGAGAAATTGATTTTTCAATGAGTTTTAATTGAAAATTAAGGTATTTACTCCATGAATTATCAATCATGTTTTCGCATATTACGTCTAATGCATTAATTTTGATAGTATCAAGATTAGTTGAATGGTAAACTCGTAAACAACTATCCAATAGAATTTTATCTTCTTCAGTTAGTTTATTCAAATCTAAACTATCTACCAAATAGAATTTTTTGTCTGCAAAATTTTGTGCTATTCCATTAAAAAAGAGCCACAAACAAAATAATATGAAAACCCATTTTTTCAATTTTTACTAACCGATTTTAACCGTTTAATATTGCGTTCAATATATTTTTGAGGGGTTAATAAGGCATCTTGAATTCGTTTTGCATATCGAATACTAGCAATTATTTCTGCATTTTTGCTCTCTAATAATTGATGTGCTTTTTCTACCACTTCTTTTTGTTTTTCAACCTCAATTTTTTGTAATTCAATGATTTGTTTTTGTTTTTGTGTTATCTTAAATCGATTGTAAATGAACCCTGAAAAAATTAACACTAGAAACAACCCTCCGAATAATGCATATTGTTGATTTCTCTTTGCTTTTAATTGGGCTTTTTGTTTTTCAATTTCTGCTGTTTTTATTTGTTTCTCTTTTGCATATGAAACACTATCAGCCGCAGCCTTTTTATCATAACTATACTTATATTCTTGCCTAATCAGTTCTTTTTGATTTTCTTGTCTTTCAATACTGTCGTTCATCTCAACATATAATTCAAACATCTTTAATGCTTGACTTGTATTTCCTAATGATTTGTAACTTTCATAAAGAGCATTTGAAGCATCTCTAATTTCAACTATTCCTTCTATTTCTTTAGCTATTGTTAAAGCTTTGTTACCATACTCAATTGATTTGTTGAATTGACGAGTTAATTGGTAAACATCTCCAATGTTATTATAAGAAGATGCTAGCCCTTGCTTATCTCCAATTGCAATTTTTATTTCAACACTTTTAGAGTAGTACTCTAATGCATTTGTATAGTTTTTTAGATTTTTATACACTATTCCAATATTATTGTAAGAATTTGCTACACCATATTTGTCTCCTATTTTTTCTTTGATTTTCAAACTTTTGTGGTGATACTCTAAAGCTTTATCATATTCTTTTTTATCGTCATACAAATTGCCAATGTTTTGAAAAACTCCTGCTACACCATATTGTTCGTTAACTTCTTCATAAATGATAATACTTTTTGTATAATATTCTAAAGCTCTGTCTAAATCTTGCTGAAAATAATATAATGAACCAATGTTGTTTAACGTTTTAGCCATTCCAGGCTTATCTTTTAATTCTTCTTTTATTTGTAAACTATGTGTGTAGTTTTTAATAGCTAAAGCTACATCGCCTTTATCCTGATAGATTTGACCGATATTATTAAAAGAACTAGCCTCGCCTTTTAAATCGCCTATTTCTCTCTTTATTGCAAGGCTTTGAAGATTGTACTTTATTGCAAGAGCAAAGTCTCCTTTTTCCTTATAAACTAAAGCAATATTGTTCAAATTATTTGCAGCACCTTGCTTATTATTTATTTTTTGATCTATAACTAAACTTTGGTTGTAGTAAAATAATGCCGAATCAAATTCTGAAACAAAATATTTCGATACACCAATAGTATAAAATGCTGCAGAAACATGTTTTTTTAATCCTTTTGGTTTAGCAAAATTTAATTGTAATTGAGCATAATAGTAGCAGCTATCAGGGTCAGTAAACATAAATATATCACGAGATACTTTTTCTAAAGCAATTAATCTAGAGGTATCTTGTACGCTCTTGTTGTTCCAAATCGCCATCAAACTATCTTGGTTAATTTGGGCGTTTAACGTAGCTGTGCTTAATAAAATAAATGTATAAATTATTCTTTTCATGTTCTTACCCCAATTACACATACATCATCAATTTGTTCTAAATTCCCTTTCCAATCTTCAAATTGCATATCAATGAGTTGTTTTTGCTTAGATAATGGATTTTCTTGAACGGATAATAACAACTGTTTAAACGATTTTAGTTTAAACTTTTTTCCTTTTTCACCACCAAATTGATCAGCATAGCCATCAGAAAAGGTATATACCGTGTCTCCTTTTTGCAGTTTTACCTGTTGAGATGAAAACGGTCTCATTTCTCCTTGAAACAACCCTACTGGTTGCTTGTCAGGCTTGTATTCAATTAAACAATGTTTGTATTCGGGTAAACTAAAGATGTTAACATTTTCAGACTCTTGTTCTAAGTTATTATCTATTAATCTAACAATCCATAAAGGATTGTTTGCTCCTGAAAAAGTTAATACATTGCTATTTTTGTCCCAAGCACAAAGAGCTAAATCCATCCCGTCTTTTTGCTGTGCATCAACTCCTTTCTGCTCTAATGCTTTAATTATTTTACTTCTTAATTTATCAAGAATTTCTGATGGGTTGGTTATTCCATTCTCCACCACTATTTCGTTAAAAAAACTAATTCCTAACATACTCATAAATGCCCCAGGAACACCATGTCCTGTACAATCTGCTGCTACCCAAATAGCTAAATTATTATCGGTTTGAAAAGCCCAGAAAAAATCTCCACTAACCACGTCTTTAGGCTTCAATAACACAAAATGTTCTTTAGAAATTTGTTCCCAATAGTTATCACTCGTTAAAAGAGCTGTTTGAATTCGTTTGGCATAACTTATACTATCGGTTATTTCTTGGTGTTGTTCTTCAACAATCTCTTTCTGCTTGGTTATCTCTTCATTTTTTTGAGTAAGCAATTGGTTTGTTTTTTTTCGTTGTTGATTGTTTCTAAATATTACTATAGCAAAAACCAATAATATCAACCCAACTATTAACGAGCCATAAAGCTGAATTGATTTACGTTTACTTTCTTCGCTAGCTTTTTCTAGTTTTACATCTTTTAAGGCGTTAGTTTTATTCAACAGTGCTATTTCTTGCTCTTTCCGTTCGCTTTGGAATTTCTTTTCCAACTCATTTATCATTTCAGTGTTTTCTTTATTGGTAACACTGTCGTTTAATGCCATAAAACGCGATTGATGAAAATAAGCTTTTTCAAAATTTTTAACACTTCCAAAAGCAATAGACAAGCCTTCGTGAGCTTTTATAATATAATCCATATAACCTGTGTTTTCAGCATTTTGCAATGCTTCATTAAACAGGTTTATTGCTTTTTGATGTTGACCTTTTTTATTATAGATTTTGGCTGCAGCAATTTGAGACACTGCTATTTTACCTAAGCTGCCAATTTCCTTTTTAATAGCAATGGATTTTAGTGCATACTCCAATGCTTTGTCATCTTCATTTGTTAACTCATGATTGACACTTAAATTGTTATAACATTGTGCAATCAAAGGTTTATCATTTATTTCTTCAAAAATTTTCAAGGCTTCAAAAAAACTTTTACGAGCTTCAATGAATCTCTCCATATAATCGTAAGCTGTTCCTTCACTTGTTAACGCCACACCATAAAGAGTTTTATTGTTTACAGCTTTAGCTAATTTTTTTTGACGTTGATAAACCTTAAGTGCTTCATTGTAATTTTTCTGCCCTATATAAATTAACCCAATGTTTGAAATGGTTCCAATAATCATGTTGGTATCTCTAGCATTTTCATAAATGGTTAACGCCTTAATATACAATTTGGTAGCCTCAATTGGCTTCCCTAAAATATCATACATAATTCCTGTATTGTTAAACGATTGCCCAGCTCCTATACTATCTCCAATCTCTATCTTAATTTCTCCTGCTTTCTCAAAATTTTCACGAGCAACATCATAATCTCCAGCATAATAATAAGCTACACCTATGTCGTTGTAAGCTTCACTCATTCCTTTTTTATCCTTATGTATTTTATGTATTTCAAAGGCTTTTTTATAATAATCGGCAGCTAAAGCATAATCATCATTAGCTTGTGCGGTAAGTGCATATTCTCTGTGTGTTTCAGCTATAAATTGATAATTATCTGATTGCTTAGCAGCATCAATAGCTTTTTGGTTATAGTATAAGGCTGAGTCTTTATTTGTTTTTCGATAACATAGTGCCAATTGCTCATAAGCAACAATTTTTACTGTATCTACTTTTGTTGTTTTAACTAGATGTAGTAGGCTATCAACAGAATTACTACCATAAAAGCAGTTGTTCACCACAATAATCAATACAACGAACGAGATAATTTTCTTCATGATAACTTATATTCTACCCAATTTTACTGAAAATTATAGCATAAATTAACTTTTGTCCTTATTTCCCTACAAATTCAATCTGTTTTTCTATCATATTACCTTCATCATCGGTCAAGGTAATTTTATGAAATCCAGCGGTGGTTAAAATCTCTTTTTGATGCATTCGTTGTGTCATACCCAAATATTCTTGGTCTAAATACCAATGAATTTCTGCCGATGCTCTGCTGTGAGCCACTTCAAAAATTGTTTTACTTAATGTGCCGTCAAGGTTTTTTGGGACAAATATTTTCAAGCCTTCTTTTGGATAAATTATAGCCATAACCTTCTCGGCAGCACCCAAACAATTGGGATGGATTGAAGGCAAGCTTTTGTATGTTGGGTTTTTAGTTTTGTAATACCATTCCTGCACCGTTGGTAAAACAAACCAATTAACCTCTTTCATTTCTGCAACATTATAGCAGCTACTGTTTACCCTAAATTGTTCGGTTTTGTCTAAATGTATTTTTCTATGAAACGGGCAATTTGGAAAATCTAATCCTCGAGGTGCAACTTTAATAAGACTAGTTTTAGTACAATTTAATGATGCTCTATAACCACTTATTAAACAAGTGTTCGCCGTAACCATTTCGTCTATTGGCTCATCAAACCAAGAAGTTTCTGGTAAATAATTAAACGTATTAAACATCATTGGAGCTGCCACTTGAATTCCTGTTAAGCCGGGACGACCTTCACCATCGGCATTTCCAGCCCAAACACCAACAATGTATTCGGGTGTTACCCCAACCGCCAAAGCATCTCGCTGACCAAAACTGGTTCCAGTTTTCCATGCTATTTTTCGTGCCGATTCAAAAACTTTCCAAGCACCTTCTTCGTTTGGTCGATTCACTTCTGTTAAAATTTCAAAGGTTTGGTATATCGATGCTCTAGAAAAGTGTTGGATTTGTTTTTCATCAACAACCTGCTTTTTAGCATATTGAAGCGATTGTAATTGTTGTCCATTTAACTTTTGAGCTAAAAAATAATATCCTCGGCACAACTCCCACAGCGATGTTTCAGCTCCTCCTAAAATTAACGACAAGCCATAATGATTAGCGCCTTTATTAATCGAGTTCAATTCTAGTTCTTGAAGGTTTTTGTAAAATTGTGCCAAGCCAAAATCTTGAAGCATTTTTACCGCCGGGATGTTCAACGATCGTGTTAATGCATTACTCGCTGGAACTGCTCCATCAAAACTTTTATCAAAATTTTGAGGTGCGTACCCCGAAATTCTTGTTGGAATATCTTCTACCAAAGCATGAGGTAAAATCATTCCTTCTTCTAACATAGATGCAAATAAAAAAGGTTTTAAGGTGCTACCTGTGCTTCTTTTCGAGGTAATAATATCCACCTTGCTTCCGCTTTCTTCTTCTGGGCAATTGGTGTTTCCAACATAAGCCAACACTTTTCCAGTTTTAACATCTAAAACCAAAATTGCTGCATTATGTACTTCATTTTGAGCCAAACTGTTGTGGTATCTATCGATTAACGCATTTAATTTGGTTTGTAAAGATTTGTTTATGGTCGATGTTACACGTTGTCCATCAAAATCTTCATTGACCATTCTATCCAGTAAATGAGGGGTAATTTGAGGTAAAGGGAAGGGTTTGTTTGGAAGAGGCTCTACTTTTGCAAGCATAGCATCTTCTAGGGTCAACACTCCTTTTACTT
Encoded proteins:
- the metF gene encoding methylenetetrahydrofolate reductase [NAD(P)H], translated to MKVTDHLKKAKKPLISFEILPPLKGKGIQSIYDGIDPLMEFKPSFINVTYHREEFIYKKREKGYLEKFSIKKRPGTVGICAAIMNKYQIDAIPHIICGGFSKEETENALIDLNFLGIDNVLALRGDPIKTESAFVPEPNGHAYAVDLVKQIDGLNKGVYFDEDLQNPTPTDFCIGVAGYPEKHFESPNLKNDLKHLKSKVDAGASYIITQLFYDNEKFKAFVKTCRDMGIDVPIIPGLKPITNKSQLQMLPKFFHIDLPTDLVDAIEKCKNDDAVKQVGIEWAIQQSKDLLDFGVPCIHYYTMGKSVSTREIIKNVY
- a CDS encoding tetratricopeptide repeat protein; translation: MIDNSWSKYLNFQLKLIEKSISLNPPTPTLNSLKIARAAALNNFGYIYMYQGDIDLALKYYLKSLKIVEELKDKKGIAAAYNNLGNIYDNQGDVPLALAYYHKCMKLENELNDKKGVASSLNNIGYIYHNQGDVELALEYYNKSLKIREGVGDKKGVATCLNNIAGVYSNKNDSVLALEYYKKSLKIREEIGDKKGMATSLNNMGLIYYNMGDISLAMECYYNSLKIRKEISDKLGLTTSFANIGGLYLDVGDIVNAKKMGEKGLQLSLELGYPDQIERTAGLLSKVYAKKGNFKSALEMRNLEIQMRDSILSENNMKASVQQQAKYDYEKRQVLKDAEHEKQLAVEQEAKSKQKVIIYSIALGLMLVILFLVFVFNRLQVTKKQKSIIEEQKTTVEKAHLLLEEKNEEIIASIRYSKRIQDALLTSQKYIERNIKRLKNN
- a CDS encoding tetratricopeptide repeat protein — protein: MKRIIYTFILLSTATLNAQINQDSLMAIWNNKSVQDTSRLIALEKVSRDIFMFTDPDSCYYYAQLQLNFAKPKGLKKHVSAAFYTIGVSKYFVSEFDSALFYYNQSLVIDQKINNKQGAANNLNNIALVYKEKGDFALAIKYNLQSLAIKREIGDLKGEASSFNNIGQIYQDKGDVALAIKNYTHSLQIKEELKDKPGMAKTLNNIGSLYYFQQDLDRALEYYTKSIIIYEEVNEQYGVAGVFQNIGNLYDDKKEYDKALEYHHKSLKIKEKIGDKYGVANSYNNIGIVYKNLKNYTNALEYYSKSVEIKIAIGDKQGLASSYNNIGDVYQLTRQFNKSIEYGNKALTIAKEIEGIVEIRDASNALYESYKSLGNTSQALKMFELYVEMNDSIERQENQKELIRQEYKYSYDKKAAADSVSYAKEKQIKTAEIEKQKAQLKAKRNQQYALFGGLFLVLIFSGFIYNRFKITQKQKQIIELQKIEVEKQKEVVEKAHQLLESKNAEIIASIRYAKRIQDALLTPQKYIERNIKRLKSVSKN
- a CDS encoding tetratricopeptide repeat protein, producing the protein MKKIISFVVLIIVVNNCFYGSNSVDSLLHLVKTTKVDTVKIVAYEQLALCYRKTNKDSALYYNQKAIDAAKQSDNYQFIAETHREYALTAQANDDYALAADYYKKAFEIHKIHKDKKGMSEAYNDIGVAYYYAGDYDVARENFEKAGEIKIEIGDSIGAGQSFNNTGIMYDILGKPIEATKLYIKALTIYENARDTNMIIGTISNIGLIYIGQKNYNEALKVYQRQKKLAKAVNNKTLYGVALTSEGTAYDYMERFIEARKSFFEALKIFEEINDKPLIAQCYNNLSVNHELTNEDDKALEYALKSIAIKKEIGSLGKIAVSQIAAAKIYNKKGQHQKAINLFNEALQNAENTGYMDYIIKAHEGLSIAFGSVKNFEKAYFHQSRFMALNDSVTNKENTEMINELEKKFQSERKEQEIALLNKTNALKDVKLEKASEESKRKSIQLYGSLIVGLILLVFAIVIFRNNQQRKKTNQLLTQKNEEITKQKEIVEEQHQEITDSISYAKRIQTALLTSDNYWEQISKEHFVLLKPKDVVSGDFFWAFQTDNNLAIWVAADCTGHGVPGAFMSMLGISFFNEIVVENGITNPSEILDKLRSKIIKALEQKGVDAQQKDGMDLALCAWDKNSNVLTFSGANNPLWIVRLIDNNLEQESENVNIFSLPEYKHCLIEYKPDKQPVGLFQGEMRPFSSQQVKLQKGDTVYTFSDGYADQFGGEKGKKFKLKSFKQLLLSVQENPLSKQKQLIDMQFEDWKGNLEQIDDVCVIGVRT
- the pbpC gene encoding penicillin-binding protein 1C → MLKSKLKSFIKGRRKYYLLLFLLLFFWFWLSLPSKLFNDPNSTILEDENGVLLAAKISKDGQWRFPESDSIPQKYAVAVKYFEDEYFDYHLGVNPVSLFRAFKQNFSSSKVISGGSTITMQLIRLSRKGKKRSYFEKLIEVILATRLELSYSKQEILNLYASHAPFGGNVVGLEAASWRYYGRSAHLLSWGEVATLAVLPNAPSLIYPGKNQEKLLVKRNKLLDKLQVKGVLTLEDAMLAKVEPLPNKPFPLPQITPHLLDRMVNEDFDGQRVTSTINKSLQTKLNALIDRYHNSLAQNEVHNAAILVLDVKTGKVLAYVGNTNCPEEESGSKVDIITSKRSTGSTLKPFLFASMLEEGMILPHALVEDIPTRISGYAPQNFDKSFDGAVPASNALTRSLNIPAVKMLQDFGLAQFYKNLQELELNSINKGANHYGLSLILGGAETSLWELCRGYYFLAQKLNGQQLQSLQYAKKQVVDEKQIQHFSRASIYQTFEILTEVNRPNEEGAWKVFESARKIAWKTGTSFGQRDALAVGVTPEYIVGVWAGNADGEGRPGLTGIQVAAPMMFNTFNYLPETSWFDEPIDEMVTANTCLISGYRASLNCTKTSLIKVAPRGLDFPNCPFHRKIHLDKTEQFRVNSSCYNVAEMKEVNWFVLPTVQEWYYKTKNPTYKSLPSIHPNCLGAAEKVMAIIYPKEGLKIFVPKNLDGTLSKTIFEVAHSRASAEIHWYLDQEYLGMTQRMHQKEILTTAGFHKITLTDDEGNMIEKQIEFVGK